From a single Fulvivirga ulvae genomic region:
- a CDS encoding OmpP1/FadL family transporter produces the protein MNRLIKLISIGLLQLCLLVTAKAQDAGDFSATALDMSRTYLGGSARIQGLGGAQTSLGGDISSASSNPAGLGFFNRSEFSFSPTLNVISSSSDYLGTNVNDSKLNLNFANLGVVLNKTKGDLVESKWRGGSFGLSLNRIADFQNRVTYEGDSYNPVDSNGDIVLDANSPKDFIEYAVLSAGIDGSGNLTYNGNSFVELAYETYLIDVFPVSPTESIVDRDIYATDENGSLLTDNNGDPIYVPAFPEENFPTRQRETINSKGGIYQTSISYGGNYNDRVYFGAGIGILSVDRDVERIYTEEPTQATLRRLTLIDNYNISGIGINATFGVIARPVAPILLGLSYTTPSYYGMEQTQETILQADYTSSTDYRDAYHDWTITYTPFNYNISTPSRVSGGITYFIGKNGFITGDVERVNYSQAKLSNGDDGYTFSDSNQGIDQYEAVYNYRAGAEYRFDMFRVRAGFNYLGDPTDDGVDNSESKVSVGAGIRTKDFFVDLGLINSLGRNSTIMPYPGAAVAEVENTNTTATISVGFFF, from the coding sequence ATGAACCGATTAATTAAGCTTATTTCAATAGGCCTGCTACAGCTTTGCCTCTTGGTAACCGCTAAGGCACAGGATGCAGGAGACTTCTCCGCCACTGCTCTGGACATGAGTAGAACTTACCTGGGCGGATCAGCCAGAATCCAGGGCTTGGGCGGAGCACAAACTTCATTAGGGGGAGACATCAGTTCTGCCTCCTCTAACCCGGCAGGACTGGGTTTTTTTAACAGGTCAGAATTTTCATTTAGCCCTACCCTCAATGTTATCAGCTCATCCTCCGACTATCTTGGCACCAATGTTAATGACTCAAAGCTTAACCTGAATTTTGCCAATCTCGGTGTGGTACTCAATAAAACCAAAGGCGATTTGGTAGAAAGCAAATGGAGAGGCGGATCATTCGGACTGAGCCTTAACAGGATCGCTGACTTTCAAAACAGGGTAACTTATGAAGGGGATTCTTATAATCCGGTCGATTCAAATGGAGATATAGTCCTGGATGCCAATTCTCCTAAAGACTTTATAGAATATGCCGTATTAAGCGCAGGTATAGATGGCAGTGGCAACCTTACCTACAACGGCAATAGCTTTGTAGAACTTGCTTATGAAACTTATCTAATCGATGTATTTCCTGTAAGTCCTACAGAATCAATCGTAGACAGGGATATCTATGCTACGGATGAAAATGGCTCTCTGCTCACAGATAACAATGGCGACCCCATCTATGTACCCGCATTTCCTGAAGAGAATTTCCCTACCCGACAAAGAGAAACTATTAACTCAAAAGGCGGAATTTATCAAACATCCATTTCCTATGGTGGAAATTATAATGACCGCGTATATTTTGGCGCAGGTATAGGCATACTATCTGTTGACAGAGATGTGGAAAGAATATATACGGAAGAACCTACCCAGGCAACGTTAAGAAGGCTTACTCTTATAGACAATTATAACATTAGTGGTATTGGTATCAATGCTACTTTTGGAGTTATCGCACGGCCTGTAGCCCCAATATTGCTGGGCTTATCATACACCACTCCTAGTTACTATGGCATGGAACAAACTCAGGAAACAATACTACAGGCGGATTATACAAGCTCTACAGATTACAGGGATGCCTATCATGACTGGACGATCACCTACACTCCCTTTAACTATAACATCTCAACCCCATCAAGAGTAAGCGGTGGTATTACCTACTTCATCGGGAAAAACGGATTTATTACCGGAGATGTGGAAAGGGTTAATTATTCACAGGCCAAATTAAGCAATGGGGACGATGGCTATACATTTTCAGACAGTAATCAGGGTATAGATCAATATGAAGCCGTTTATAATTACAGAGCAGGGGCAGAATATCGTTTTGACATGTTCAGGGTAAGGGCAGGATTCAACTACCTTGGAGACCCAACGGATGACGGCGTTGATAATAGCGAAAGCAAAGTTTCCGTTGGAGCTGGCATAAGAACCAAAGACTTTTTTGTAGACCTTGGACTGATAAACAGTCTTGGAAGAAACTCTACCATTATGCCATACCCCGGAGCAGCGGTAGCCGAAGTTGAAAATACTAACACCACTGCTACCATTTCAGTAGGATTCTTTTTCTAA
- the kbl gene encoding glycine C-acetyltransferase — protein sequence MYNTLKKKLQDELDSIREAGLYKKERIITTPQGAVIKTQDGKEVINFCANNYLGLSSHPRVIEAAKEAIDSHGYGMSSVRFICGTQDIHKELEKKISEFLGMEDTILYAAAFDANGGVFEPLFGPEDAIISDALNHASIIDGVRLCKAMRYRYSHNDMEDLEAKLKEADAAGAKEKIIVTDGVFSMDGTIAQLDKICDLADKYNALVMSDECHSTGFMGKTGRGVHEHHGVIGRMDIITGTLGKALGGASGGFTSGKKEIIEILRQRSRPYLFSNTLAPSITGASIAVIDMLSETTQLRDKLEENTKYFREEMTKAGFDIKPGTHAIVPIMLYEAPLAQKFADALLDKGIYVIGFFYPVVPKGQARIRVQMSAAHEREHLDKAIQAFTEIGRELEVIK from the coding sequence ATGTACAATACGCTTAAAAAGAAATTGCAGGATGAACTTGATTCTATCAGAGAAGCAGGCCTGTATAAAAAAGAAAGAATTATAACAACACCTCAGGGAGCAGTAATCAAGACGCAGGATGGTAAAGAGGTTATAAACTTCTGCGCCAATAATTACCTGGGACTTTCGTCGCACCCGCGAGTAATAGAGGCAGCCAAAGAAGCAATAGATTCCCATGGATACGGAATGTCGTCCGTACGATTCATTTGCGGTACACAAGATATACATAAGGAGCTGGAGAAAAAGATTTCTGAGTTTTTGGGCATGGAAGATACGATTCTTTATGCGGCCGCATTTGATGCCAACGGAGGCGTGTTTGAGCCACTGTTTGGTCCTGAGGATGCAATTATATCAGATGCACTCAACCATGCTTCTATTATCGATGGGGTGAGGTTGTGTAAGGCGATGAGGTATAGGTACAGCCATAATGATATGGAAGACCTCGAAGCCAAGCTCAAGGAGGCTGATGCTGCCGGGGCTAAGGAGAAAATAATAGTTACTGATGGTGTATTCTCTATGGATGGTACCATAGCCCAGTTGGATAAAATCTGTGATTTGGCTGATAAATACAATGCCCTGGTCATGTCCGATGAATGCCACTCCACCGGCTTTATGGGAAAAACAGGCCGAGGAGTTCATGAGCATCATGGTGTGATCGGCAGGATGGATATAATTACAGGTACTCTGGGTAAAGCTCTTGGTGGTGCGTCGGGCGGTTTTACGTCCGGTAAAAAAGAAATTATCGAAATCCTTAGACAAAGATCGAGGCCTTATTTATTCTCAAACACGCTGGCTCCTTCTATTACGGGGGCCTCTATTGCAGTGATTGATATGCTTAGTGAGACTACTCAATTGAGGGATAAGCTTGAAGAGAATACTAAATATTTCAGGGAAGAAATGACAAAGGCAGGTTTCGATATCAAGCCCGGAACTCACGCCATTGTGCCTATTATGCTATATGAGGCTCCGCTGGCACAAAAATTTGCCGATGCACTTTTAGATAAAGGCATTTATGTGATAGGGTTTTTCTATCCGGTAGTTCCTAAAGGACAGGCCAGAATCAGGGTGCAGATGTCCGCAGCCCATGAGCGTGAGCATTTGGATAAGGCCATTCAGGCGTTTACTGAAATTGGCAGGGAGTTAGAAGTTATAAAGTAA
- a CDS encoding NAD-dependent epimerase/dehydratase family protein translates to MNKILVIGACGQLGSELTLALRDIHSKNNVVASDVREPEGDLADGPFEILNVMNKSDLENIIDKYSITQIYHLAAILSAKGEKDPKFAWDLNMNSLLNVLELARDKKLEKIYWPSSIAVFGPNTPSKNTPQHTVMDPNTVYGISKLAGERWCEYYFEKYGVDVRSLRYPGLIGYKAKPGGGTTDYAVDIFYKALEDGTYESFLSEDTYLPMMYMDDAIKATIDIMEADKEKIKIRSSYNIAAISFSPKEIAGEIMKHLPNFSITYNPDFRQSIANSWPDSIDDSEARSQWGWQHQFDLSKMTSTILTGLKELLNHQAG, encoded by the coding sequence ATGAACAAAATATTGGTGATTGGTGCCTGTGGACAGTTAGGTTCTGAATTAACATTGGCCCTCAGAGATATACATAGCAAAAATAATGTTGTAGCTTCTGATGTCAGGGAGCCTGAAGGTGATTTGGCCGACGGGCCGTTTGAAATACTCAACGTTATGAATAAATCTGATCTGGAAAATATTATAGACAAATATTCTATAACCCAGATATATCACCTGGCCGCCATACTTTCTGCCAAAGGCGAGAAAGACCCCAAATTTGCCTGGGACCTCAACATGAACAGTTTACTGAATGTACTGGAACTTGCCAGGGATAAAAAACTTGAAAAAATATACTGGCCAAGTTCTATTGCCGTATTTGGCCCAAACACACCAAGCAAAAATACCCCCCAGCATACAGTAATGGATCCGAATACAGTATATGGAATCAGCAAACTGGCCGGGGAAAGGTGGTGTGAATATTATTTTGAAAAATATGGAGTGGATGTCAGAAGTCTGAGATACCCCGGATTAATAGGTTATAAAGCAAAACCCGGCGGTGGAACAACAGATTACGCTGTGGACATTTTTTACAAAGCTTTAGAAGATGGTACTTATGAAAGTTTTCTTTCAGAAGATACATATCTTCCCATGATGTACATGGATGATGCTATTAAAGCTACTATAGATATAATGGAAGCTGACAAAGAAAAGATCAAAATCAGGTCAAGCTATAACATTGCCGCGATCAGCTTCTCTCCAAAAGAAATAGCAGGTGAAATCATGAAACACCTGCCAAACTTTTCCATAACTTATAACCCTGACTTCAGGCAATCTATCGCAAATTCCTGGCCTGACTCAATCGATGATTCTGAAGCCAGAAGTCAGTGGGGATGGCAGCATCAATTTGATTTGTCTAAAATGACGTCTACCATCCTCACCGGATTAAAAGAACTACTGAACCACCAGGCGGGTTGA
- the proS gene encoding proline--tRNA ligase, with amino-acid sequence MGKGLPKRSEDYSQWYNELVKKADLAEHSAVRGCMVIKPYGFSIWEKMQAALDKMFKDTGHSNAYFPLFVPKSYLSKEADHVEGFAKECAVVTHYRLKNAEDGSGVVVDPDAKLEEELIVRPTSETVIWNTYKNWIQSYRDLPLLINQWANVVRWEMRTRLFLRTAEFLWQEGHTAHATKQEAIDETVQMLNVYAEFAEKHMAMPVYKGVKTESERFPGAIDTYCIEALMQDGKALQAGTSHFLGQNFARAFDVKFADKEGKLDLVWGTSWGVSTRLMGALIMAHSDDDGLVLPPKLAPIQVVIVPIFKNEEQLNAITEVVDKIQAELKALNISVKFDTRDTNSPGWKFAEYELKGVPVRMAIGPRDLENGTIEVARRDTKEKEVVAVDGVVKKVQDLLEDIQENIYKKAFDYRESNTTKVDTYEEFKSVLDGKGGFVLAHWDGTPETEEKIKEETKATIRCIPVGAPEESGKCVYSGKPSGRRVLFARAY; translated from the coding sequence ATGGGTAAAGGATTACCAAAAAGAAGTGAAGATTATTCTCAATGGTACAACGAATTAGTAAAAAAAGCCGATTTGGCGGAGCATTCGGCTGTGAGAGGCTGTATGGTCATTAAGCCGTATGGTTTTAGTATCTGGGAGAAAATGCAAGCTGCGCTTGACAAAATGTTTAAAGACACAGGTCATTCCAATGCTTACTTCCCTCTTTTTGTACCCAAATCTTATTTGAGTAAAGAAGCTGACCATGTCGAAGGATTTGCCAAAGAGTGTGCCGTCGTAACGCATTACAGATTAAAAAATGCAGAAGATGGCAGCGGCGTGGTGGTAGATCCGGATGCAAAACTGGAGGAGGAACTGATTGTAAGGCCTACTTCAGAAACAGTGATCTGGAATACTTACAAAAACTGGATCCAATCTTACCGCGACTTGCCATTGTTAATCAACCAATGGGCCAATGTGGTGCGTTGGGAAATGAGGACGCGTTTGTTTTTAAGAACTGCTGAATTTCTGTGGCAAGAGGGCCATACTGCTCATGCTACAAAGCAAGAGGCTATAGATGAAACCGTACAAATGCTGAATGTATATGCAGAGTTTGCAGAAAAGCATATGGCTATGCCTGTATATAAAGGTGTGAAGACCGAAAGTGAGCGCTTCCCGGGTGCTATTGATACCTATTGTATCGAGGCCCTTATGCAGGATGGCAAGGCTCTCCAGGCTGGTACATCTCATTTCCTTGGCCAGAATTTCGCCAGGGCTTTTGATGTAAAATTTGCAGACAAAGAAGGTAAACTTGACTTGGTTTGGGGAACTTCATGGGGAGTAAGCACAAGGTTGATGGGAGCACTGATCATGGCGCACTCTGATGATGACGGTCTCGTATTACCTCCGAAACTGGCGCCAATCCAGGTAGTAATTGTGCCTATTTTTAAGAATGAGGAGCAGCTTAATGCCATCACCGAAGTGGTTGATAAAATTCAGGCTGAATTGAAGGCTTTGAATATCAGTGTTAAATTTGATACAAGAGATACCAATTCTCCAGGCTGGAAGTTTGCGGAGTATGAATTGAAGGGGGTGCCTGTAAGAATGGCAATAGGGCCTCGTGATTTGGAAAATGGTACCATTGAAGTAGCACGTCGCGATACCAAGGAGAAGGAAGTAGTAGCTGTTGATGGTGTGGTGAAAAAGGTGCAGGACCTACTGGAGGATATTCAGGAGAATATTTACAAAAAAGCGTTTGATTATAGGGAAAGCAACACTACCAAAGTTGATACCTACGAGGAGTTTAAGTCAGTCCTTGATGGAAAAGGTGGCTTTGTTTTGGCCCATTGGGATGGAACTCCCGAGACAGAAGAGAAAATTAAGGAAGAAACCAAAGCGACTATCCGTTGCATACCTGTGGGTGCCCCTGAAGAGTCGGGCAAATGCGTTTACTCTGGCAAGCCTTCCGGCAGAAGAGTGCTTTTTGCAAGGGCATATTAA
- a CDS encoding T9SS type A sorting domain-containing protein, translated as MKTLFTISALLLATMNVFSQESTYSNYTGNWTTNGSWTDGTAPASLNLPITNGDITMNGYINLGTAPAPAPGSGDILTFSANKEAYDFIINDTLVVYGDVFFANKAMNLVINSGGFMIVLGNMELSNKIVLASDGNLIISGTFNKTGSQGSYTGTGNVYAGNYTGDASDLVPDASEMNAGSDLQNDFPDIYDFIQGGGSTPLPVSLLSFDARVINHSVELVWSTASEENNDYFTIEKSHNGIDYEEVATIGGAGSHTGVLNYSYSDNAPIRGRSYYRLSQTDFDGTTAYFDVVTVDYTTIKGLSVYPNPVNVSNMLTIQTGADADEDIEIAIYSNAGQLVKSEVVSGNGAVTIQNDLKAGFYMLQVKSGQVIISTRLVVQ; from the coding sequence ATGAAAACATTATTTACAATATCCGCATTACTCTTAGCCACAATGAATGTGTTTTCACAAGAAAGCACTTACAGCAATTACACTGGAAATTGGACAACTAACGGAAGTTGGACAGATGGTACAGCTCCTGCTTCTCTCAATTTGCCCATAACTAATGGCGATATAACTATGAACGGATATATCAATCTTGGAACGGCCCCGGCTCCGGCTCCTGGCTCTGGTGATATACTGACTTTTTCTGCGAATAAGGAGGCTTATGATTTTATCATTAATGATACCCTGGTTGTGTATGGGGATGTCTTTTTTGCAAATAAGGCAATGAATCTTGTGATCAATTCAGGAGGTTTTATGATCGTGTTAGGTAATATGGAGCTTAGTAATAAAATAGTTCTGGCCTCCGATGGAAACCTTATAATTAGCGGAACATTTAATAAGACAGGTTCGCAGGGTTCATATACGGGTACTGGTAATGTATATGCAGGCAACTATACTGGAGATGCTAGTGATTTAGTGCCGGATGCTTCCGAAATGAATGCTGGCAGCGACTTGCAGAATGATTTCCCTGATATTTACGACTTTATACAAGGAGGAGGCTCTACTCCACTTCCTGTATCTCTATTATCTTTTGATGCACGAGTTATAAATCATTCAGTTGAACTTGTTTGGTCGACTGCTTCTGAAGAGAATAATGATTATTTTACAATCGAAAAGTCGCATAATGGCATTGACTATGAAGAGGTTGCGACGATTGGTGGCGCTGGTTCTCATACAGGTGTGCTGAATTATAGTTACTCTGATAATGCTCCGATAAGAGGAAGGTCTTACTACAGATTGTCACAAACAGATTTTGATGGTACCACAGCTTATTTTGACGTGGTTACTGTGGATTATACAACGATAAAAGGCTTATCAGTATACCCTAACCCGGTTAATGTTTCTAATATGTTAACCATTCAAACAGGTGCGGATGCTGATGAAGATATAGAGATTGCAATCTATAGCAATGCCGGTCAGTTAGTGAAATCAGAAGTAGTTAGCGGTAATGGTGCAGTAACTATTCAAAATGATCTTAAAGCCGGATTCTACATGCTCCAGGTTAAATCAGGGCAGGTTATAATCTCAACCCGCCTGGTGGTTCAGTAG
- a CDS encoding DUF1599 domain-containing protein — translation MIDKTVSEYKQVIQECKGLFEKKTKDYGTAWRILRLPSITDQIYIKAQRIRSIQDKGQQKVGEDVTSEFIGIINYCIMAIIQIELKDNSNLDLKYDELEPLYDRIAEETLDLLQNKNHDYGEAWREMRVSSITDIILMKLLRVKQIEDNQGVTLVSEGVKANYQDMINYSVFALIKLNFLVK, via the coding sequence TTGATAGATAAAACGGTCAGCGAATATAAGCAGGTAATACAGGAGTGTAAAGGACTTTTTGAAAAGAAGACAAAAGATTATGGCACCGCGTGGAGGATATTAAGGCTTCCTTCTATTACTGACCAGATATACATAAAAGCGCAGCGAATACGCTCAATTCAGGATAAGGGACAGCAAAAAGTTGGTGAAGACGTAACCTCAGAGTTTATTGGTATCATCAATTATTGCATCATGGCCATTATTCAGATTGAACTAAAGGACAATTCTAATCTCGATCTCAAATATGATGAACTTGAACCGTTGTATGATCGTATAGCAGAGGAGACCCTTGATCTTTTGCAGAATAAGAACCACGACTACGGTGAGGCCTGGAGGGAAATGAGGGTAAGTTCGATTACCGATATTATATTGATGAAACTCCTCCGTGTAAAACAGATAGAGGACAATCAGGGCGTGACTCTGGTATCTGAGGGGGTTAAAGCCAATTATCAGGATATGATCAACTATTCAGTATTTGCATTGATAAAACTTAATTTTTTGGTTAAATGA
- the folP gene encoding dihydropteroate synthase → MAKDTVFSGKKTLNIGGNVVSLQSPLVMGILNTTPDSFFDGGRYTHEETILARAAAMADQGVDIIDIGGYSSRPGADDIPEEEELKRVIPHIKNIKKAFPDVYLSIDTFRAAVAEQSIEAGADIINDISGGELDKRMYDVVTDTQVPYILMHMRGTPKTMTKNTAYDSLLIEILDFFEKKVSELHSRGVKDIVVDPGFGFAKTMDQNYVLLKNLKYFKVLGLPLLAGVSRKSFIYKKLGIAPSEALNGTTVLNTIALLNGAQILRVHDVKEAVETVKLFNLTYNSIEN, encoded by the coding sequence GTGGCGAAAGATACAGTTTTTTCAGGTAAAAAAACACTCAACATTGGCGGAAATGTAGTCAGCCTGCAGTCTCCGCTGGTAATGGGAATACTTAATACCACACCGGATTCCTTCTTTGACGGTGGCAGGTATACCCATGAAGAAACTATCCTGGCCAGGGCTGCTGCCATGGCAGATCAGGGCGTGGATATTATTGACATCGGAGGCTATTCTTCCCGCCCAGGGGCCGATGACATCCCGGAGGAAGAGGAGTTGAAAAGGGTCATCCCACACATAAAGAACATCAAAAAAGCATTCCCCGATGTATACCTTTCTATCGACACTTTCAGGGCTGCTGTAGCTGAACAAAGCATAGAAGCAGGAGCCGATATTATCAACGATATCTCCGGAGGTGAACTGGATAAACGTATGTACGATGTGGTTACAGATACGCAGGTACCGTATATATTAATGCACATGCGCGGTACCCCTAAAACTATGACCAAAAACACTGCGTATGATAGTCTTTTGATTGAAATTCTCGATTTTTTTGAGAAAAAAGTGAGCGAATTACATTCGAGAGGTGTTAAAGATATAGTGGTGGATCCGGGATTTGGTTTTGCCAAAACAATGGATCAAAATTATGTTTTGCTAAAAAATTTGAAGTATTTTAAGGTTTTAGGGCTTCCATTATTAGCAGGAGTTTCCAGAAAATCATTTATTTACAAAAAACTTGGTATTGCCCCATCAGAAGCTTTAAACGGAACCACTGTTCTAAATACAATTGCCCTTCTTAACGGGGCACAGATTTTGAGAGTCCACGATGTGAAAGAGGCAGTTGAAACAGTAAAACTTTTTAATTTAACTTATAATAGTATAGAAAATTGA
- a CDS encoding shikimate kinase: MQNKIFLVGMPGSGKSTVGLQLAAKLNMPFIDLDQKIEEQAQCTIKEIFAQHGEAHFRELEQKALHNAVESEGGLIIATGGGAPCFFDNMDVIKANGVSVFIDTPLEELVARLNAYEKDKRPKFSSREGLKGQLEELYKNRLFFYEQADLRWNNATETADQLIESLKKLKKLD; this comes from the coding sequence TTGCAAAATAAAATCTTCCTGGTTGGTATGCCCGGCTCTGGTAAATCTACAGTTGGTCTACAGTTGGCAGCCAAACTCAACATGCCTTTTATTGATCTTGACCAAAAAATCGAGGAGCAGGCACAATGTACAATCAAAGAAATATTTGCTCAGCATGGTGAAGCCCATTTTCGTGAGCTCGAACAGAAAGCTTTACATAATGCTGTTGAATCGGAAGGAGGCTTAATTATAGCCACTGGTGGTGGCGCCCCATGTTTTTTTGATAATATGGATGTTATTAAAGCCAATGGTGTAAGTGTTTTTATAGATACACCACTAGAGGAACTGGTGGCCAGGCTTAATGCCTACGAGAAGGACAAGAGACCAAAATTTTCATCTCGGGAAGGACTAAAGGGACAACTTGAAGAATTGTACAAGAACCGGCTCTTCTTTTATGAACAGGCAGACCTGAGATGGAACAACGCAACCGAAACGGCAGATCAGTTGATTGAAAGTCTGAAGAAACTAAAAAAGCTCGACTGA
- the cdaA gene encoding diadenylate cyclase CdaA, producing the protein MIYLFSIGFLEVSWVDVIDIMLVSILLYQVYKLMRGSVAVKIFLGVLSLYLIYLIVRAAQMELLGLILGQFMGVGVLAAIILFQPEIRKFLLLIGKTTDFNKGNFFNGLFVWKRRAPKEAYNITPIIEAAKTLGGTNTGALIVLSKDSELKFYAESGDIIDAYLSKRLLLSIFNKHSPLHDGAVIIFKGKIKAARCILPVSENDALPAQFGLRHRAALGMSEITDTMVLIVSEETGQFSLARNGKLLHNLSPQELRKKINDYLTTEDEKKEEAVEEPVEKEAKATSINEAKARA; encoded by the coding sequence TTGATCTACTTATTCAGCATAGGTTTTTTGGAAGTCAGTTGGGTTGATGTAATTGACATCATGCTGGTAAGTATTCTCCTCTATCAGGTTTATAAGTTGATGCGTGGCAGCGTTGCTGTTAAGATTTTCCTCGGCGTATTATCATTATACCTTATTTACCTGATCGTAAGGGCTGCACAGATGGAACTTCTGGGATTAATCCTTGGCCAGTTTATGGGTGTTGGTGTTCTCGCCGCTATCATATTGTTCCAGCCGGAAATCAGAAAATTCCTCCTTTTGATTGGCAAGACGACTGACTTCAATAAAGGCAATTTTTTCAACGGTTTATTTGTATGGAAACGCAGAGCCCCAAAAGAAGCCTATAACATCACTCCTATAATTGAGGCTGCCAAAACCCTTGGCGGCACAAACACCGGGGCATTGATCGTTCTTTCCAAAGATTCTGAATTAAAATTCTATGCAGAATCAGGAGACATCATAGATGCCTATTTATCCAAGCGATTGTTGCTTTCAATATTCAACAAGCACAGTCCGCTTCATGACGGCGCGGTTATTATATTTAAAGGCAAAATAAAAGCAGCCAGGTGTATTCTTCCTGTTTCTGAAAATGACGCATTGCCTGCGCAGTTTGGCTTACGGCACAGAGCTGCCCTGGGGATGTCTGAAATTACAGACACTATGGTGCTTATTGTATCAGAAGAAACAGGCCAGTTTTCTTTGGCAAGAAACGGCAAATTGCTTCATAACCTGTCTCCTCAGGAGCTACGAAAGAAAATCAATGATTACCTCACCACCGAAGACGAGAAAAAAGAAGAGGCTGTAGAGGAGCCTGTCGAAAAGGAAGCAAAAGCTACGTCGATAAATGAGGCCAAGGCAAGAGCCTGA
- a CDS encoding BT_3928 family protein codes for MIKKGIDIFSRVFVGGLFIFSGLIKLNDPIGTKIKLEEYFDVFAADFGSFFEWFIPVALPLGMVLIVLEVVLGIAVLINYKMRTATWILLLLMIFFTFLTFYSAYFNKVTDCGCFGDAIPLTPWESFYKDVILMVFVLHLFWHRGRFEPMFRNRPGHFIIGAVTVVSFAVGVYAIQHLPYIDFRPYKIGASIPDNMIAEETPKLEYTFKGPDGELIESDKYLMPDAGYEYVSSRVANPEKSTPKITDYQVLSIEGEDFTQESFDGAKLILVFYDTQKANKEHIKDIVDLVNGLESSIKPMVLTSASEGDFEALRHEYQLAVPYYQTDATVLKAMIRSNPGVLLFKHGIVLGKWHHNDVPSSETVNGLAK; via the coding sequence ATGATAAAGAAAGGGATTGATATTTTTTCGAGGGTTTTTGTAGGTGGCTTGTTTATCTTTTCCGGTCTGATAAAGCTCAATGACCCAATAGGCACCAAGATAAAACTGGAGGAATATTTTGATGTTTTTGCTGCTGATTTTGGATCATTCTTCGAATGGTTTATACCTGTAGCCTTGCCGTTAGGCATGGTGCTTATTGTACTTGAGGTGGTATTGGGGATAGCAGTGCTGATTAATTATAAAATGAGGACAGCAACCTGGATTCTTTTATTGTTAATGATCTTTTTCACCTTCCTTACATTCTATTCGGCATATTTTAACAAGGTGACAGACTGCGGTTGCTTTGGAGATGCTATTCCTTTAACGCCATGGGAATCTTTTTATAAGGATGTCATTTTGATGGTTTTTGTACTACATCTGTTCTGGCATCGCGGACGTTTTGAGCCTATGTTCCGAAACAGGCCGGGCCATTTTATTATTGGAGCGGTAACCGTAGTATCATTTGCGGTTGGTGTTTATGCTATTCAACATCTTCCTTATATTGATTTCCGTCCGTATAAAATCGGAGCGAGCATACCTGATAATATGATAGCCGAAGAAACCCCCAAGCTGGAGTATACTTTCAAAGGTCCGGATGGAGAGTTGATAGAGTCCGATAAATACCTTATGCCCGACGCTGGATATGAATATGTTTCATCAAGAGTGGCCAACCCGGAAAAGTCAACGCCAAAAATAACAGATTATCAGGTGTTGAGCATTGAAGGAGAAGATTTTACGCAGGAGTCATTTGACGGAGCAAAGCTGATTCTTGTATTTTATGACACGCAAAAGGCCAATAAGGAACACATTAAAGATATAGTTGATCTGGTCAATGGCCTTGAAAGTTCCATAAAGCCTATGGTGCTGACTTCGGCCAGTGAGGGTGATTTTGAAGCTCTTCGCCACGAGTATCAATTGGCTGTTCCCTATTATCAAACTGATGCGACTGTATTGAAAGCTATGATACGATCCAATCCGGGGGTGTTGCTGTTTAAGCATGGTATTGTTTTAGGGAAATGGCACCACAACGATGTGCCGTCGTCAGAAACCGTCAATGGGCTTGCAAAATAA